A window from Corynebacterium urogenitale encodes these proteins:
- a CDS encoding EsaB/YukD family protein — protein sequence MLAISIAIPTKNATINVAVADHVPVAEIIPHLVEQEAELHPGQHWHLSRTIGVIRPEHSLTEAGVRPGELLTLDLAQVTAPAPEAIEELTGPVGANPALWVAAGIGALISIRSVPLFHPLDHHSWDRIGLLSASGRVDVSVLLTLVVTALAAFATAAGSLFDKRYCYIAALLGFGLGLHINVLCACVAASMLVWRPGPARIATFTLSVFSAINVFPGLTLIFALITLAYAGQIAVVIARISLPRVPATGLFHEPSTARAGNVVSTHSSLIIAVCTVILACMYQLIPAGSEPSTWVVALAIVVALCGVSARGTRPIHATAVVSMSAAILVWLAWHTPLAIIALALVALPAIRVESPMVGRLIDVAEALAFTAAIPLALHTTGVFELIRGIG from the coding sequence ATGCTGGCGATCAGCATTGCAATTCCAACGAAAAACGCAACGATTAACGTCGCAGTGGCCGATCACGTGCCCGTGGCAGAGATTATTCCACACCTCGTCGAACAGGAAGCGGAGCTCCACCCTGGCCAGCATTGGCACCTTTCACGCACCATTGGCGTCATCCGTCCGGAGCATTCTTTGACCGAAGCCGGCGTACGCCCCGGCGAGCTTCTGACGCTAGACCTCGCCCAGGTCACCGCCCCGGCACCCGAAGCCATCGAGGAACTCACCGGCCCGGTCGGCGCCAACCCGGCCTTATGGGTTGCAGCGGGGATAGGCGCACTGATCAGCATCCGTTCCGTACCTCTATTCCACCCATTGGATCACCACAGTTGGGATCGCATAGGGCTGCTCTCCGCCTCGGGGCGGGTCGATGTCTCTGTGTTATTGACCTTGGTAGTGACAGCACTCGCCGCTTTTGCCACGGCTGCAGGCTCACTCTTCGATAAACGCTACTGCTACATCGCAGCACTCCTAGGGTTCGGCCTCGGCTTACACATCAACGTGCTGTGCGCCTGTGTTGCCGCCTCCATGCTTGTATGGCGCCCAGGCCCGGCGCGCATCGCGACGTTTACGCTCAGTGTCTTTTCCGCGATCAACGTATTTCCGGGACTAACCCTCATCTTTGCGCTCATCACCTTGGCCTATGCGGGGCAGATCGCCGTGGTCATTGCACGAATATCACTTCCGCGCGTCCCCGCCACGGGTCTCTTCCACGAGCCGTCAACTGCGCGAGCGGGAAATGTCGTCAGTACCCATTCATCCCTCATCATCGCGGTGTGCACGGTGATTCTGGCGTGCATGTATCAACTTATTCCCGCTGGCTCTGAGCCGAGCACATGGGTGGTTGCCCTGGCTATCGTGGTAGCTCTCTGTGGGGTAAGCGCTCGAGGGACACGTCCTATCCACGCCACCGCAGTAGTCAGCATGTCCGCAGCCATCCTTGTGTGGCTTGCCTGGCACACTCCTTTAGCAATCATCGCATTGGCCCTCGTGGCATTGCCTGCCATTCGGGTGGAGTCACCGATGGTGGGCCGTCTGATCGATGTTGCGGAAGCTTTAGCCTTTACCGCTGCCATCCCGTTGGCATTGCACACGACGGGCGTCTTCGAACTGATTCGCGGGATTGGATAA
- the eccB gene encoding type VII secretion protein EccB, whose protein sequence is MRTTGIQVSGYGFLLRRLELALVIGDARMAHDPLRSQRRAIFVGVLVSLLIAGGAVMLGLLRPQPSIGDADLVADETGTLHVRLEDTFHPITNVASARLVLRQPAEVQQSTAEQLAEFPHGDPMGIAVVPGLVEAPQSSFIYCEPGVIVAAPETREHPQVMLVAPSGTWMVLGNKRYLIDATAPRALGAPSLNVSDDLVGLLERQPDVRMPQGKTGLPAPFDVAGRVLLAGDRAFMSAPGGVAELRGPQRQLAEALSPHVPIHVSLAEAVAQPGVEVLPGVPREPAEWGAPETLCVGDTGIEEPRGMALPGLVGSAYVPGTPAYDGPHYIGPRGTAALVTERGFGLVSESGLRFDVGSEAELRALGFGNPAHAPWRVLSMLPDAGLLSEANARTTNATISTTHTRTATEAGTT, encoded by the coding sequence ATGCGTACAACTGGTATCCAAGTATCCGGTTATGGCTTCCTACTCCGCCGATTGGAATTGGCGCTGGTGATTGGTGATGCGCGAATGGCGCACGATCCGTTGCGTAGCCAACGGCGCGCCATTTTTGTCGGTGTACTGGTGAGCTTGCTCATCGCTGGTGGGGCAGTGATGCTCGGCCTGCTGAGACCACAACCCTCCATTGGGGATGCCGATCTCGTCGCAGATGAAACAGGCACACTCCACGTGCGACTGGAGGACACGTTTCATCCCATCACCAATGTCGCGAGCGCTCGCCTAGTCCTTCGGCAGCCGGCCGAGGTTCAGCAGTCCACCGCAGAGCAATTGGCCGAGTTCCCACATGGCGATCCCATGGGCATTGCCGTAGTGCCGGGACTCGTGGAGGCACCGCAGAGTTCCTTTATTTACTGTGAACCCGGTGTCATTGTGGCGGCACCCGAGACTCGCGAGCACCCACAGGTGATGCTTGTAGCCCCAAGTGGCACATGGATGGTGCTGGGGAACAAGCGCTACCTCATTGATGCGACAGCACCGCGGGCACTCGGTGCCCCTTCCTTGAACGTGAGCGATGACCTCGTTGGATTGCTGGAGCGGCAGCCGGATGTCCGCATGCCACAGGGTAAAACAGGGTTGCCCGCGCCCTTTGACGTTGCCGGTCGCGTACTTTTAGCAGGAGACAGAGCCTTCATGTCCGCACCGGGTGGCGTCGCAGAGCTTCGCGGACCTCAACGTCAGCTAGCGGAAGCCCTTTCTCCTCATGTACCGATTCACGTGAGCCTGGCGGAAGCTGTCGCACAGCCTGGTGTGGAGGTGTTGCCGGGCGTGCCACGGGAACCCGCGGAGTGGGGTGCCCCTGAGACACTGTGCGTTGGGGACACTGGGATCGAAGAACCCCGTGGGATGGCTCTGCCCGGACTGGTTGGCAGCGCCTACGTGCCAGGGACTCCTGCCTATGACGGTCCGCACTACATCGGCCCACGCGGTACTGCGGCGCTCGTGACGGAGCGTGGGTTCGGGTTAGTTAGCGAATCCGGCTTGCGCTTCGATGTCGGGTCGGAAGCCGAATTACGTGCTCTCGGGTTTGGCAACCCAGCTCACGCGCCGTGGAGAGTGCTGTCCATGCTTCCCGATGCCGGACTTCTGTCGGAAGCTAATGCTCGCACGACCAACGCGACGATCAGTACCACGCATACCAGGACCGCGACCGAAGCAGGAACGACGTAG
- the truA gene encoding tRNA pseudouridine(38-40) synthase TruA — protein sequence MANAAESKAEENTGETVRVRLDVSYDGTDFHGWAAQKGGLRTVAGVLEEKLSLVTRHPIQLVVAGRTDAGVHADGQVCHADIPADAFTQRSLQRPEDLVRRLSRMLPADIRLSAASAAPHGFDARFSALRRHYIYRVTTNPAGPRPVRARDTAVWRRPVELEKVQAAADALIGLNDFAAYCKAREGATTIRELQEFQWRDVSTPAEPQTYEAHVVADAFCWSMVRSLVGACLTVGEGRRPQSFTGDLLGETERSSAVPVAPGNGLNLVQVDYPADEELAARAEATRAVRSDAEIGK from the coding sequence GTGGCGAACGCTGCAGAGAGCAAAGCAGAGGAGAACACAGGAGAGACGGTGCGCGTTCGCCTGGACGTCTCCTACGACGGTACGGACTTCCACGGCTGGGCCGCGCAAAAGGGCGGGCTGCGCACGGTTGCGGGGGTCTTGGAAGAAAAGCTTTCCTTGGTGACACGCCACCCGATCCAGCTGGTGGTCGCGGGGCGCACGGATGCGGGCGTGCACGCCGATGGACAGGTCTGCCACGCGGATATCCCTGCCGACGCGTTCACGCAGCGCTCGCTGCAGCGGCCCGAGGATCTGGTCCGGAGGTTGTCGCGCATGCTGCCCGCAGACATCCGACTGTCTGCTGCCTCCGCAGCGCCCCATGGATTCGACGCCAGATTTTCGGCCCTGCGGCGCCACTATATCTACCGGGTGACGACGAATCCGGCTGGTCCGCGACCCGTGCGAGCCAGGGATACCGCGGTATGGCGCAGGCCTGTCGAACTGGAGAAGGTGCAGGCGGCGGCCGATGCGCTCATTGGCCTCAACGACTTTGCGGCTTATTGCAAGGCCCGCGAGGGGGCGACCACCATTCGCGAGCTGCAGGAGTTCCAGTGGCGGGACGTGTCCACGCCCGCCGAGCCGCAAACATATGAAGCGCACGTAGTGGCCGATGCGTTCTGTTGGTCCATGGTGCGCTCCCTGGTGGGTGCCTGCCTGACGGTGGGAGAGGGGCGCCGTCCACAGTCGTTTACCGGCGACCTGTTGGGGGAAACCGAGCGCAGCTCCGCGGTGCCGGTCGCGCCGGGTAACGGCCTTAACTTGGTACAGGTCGACTATCCAGCTGACGAGGAACTGGCTGCGCGGGCGGAGGCGACGCGGGCGGTTCGTAGTGACGCGGAGATCGGGAAATAA
- a CDS encoding DUF998 domain-containing protein, producing MTQRKAAGLMFILSAIVAFVGQALALMKWEGVYELSWNLISDLGVTECMPSDDNFTSRFICSPWHGWFNFGLCASGVLLVIGGVLLILAHKGKEARAGLRAGVLAIIQGVAICVVGAVPHNVAGNLHDGAALVSVVFGLGLMLAVAVGTREPALPDGQRPMINAAVHKLTWVLLAVSTAGLVAFMMVADRPGLWERMAVDVQTVWTLLLGVGLLNSKIEARPVPQRTQEAWEKRIAIMEAAKAEEKKAAQRAEKKKGEAK from the coding sequence GTGACGCAGAGAAAAGCAGCCGGCCTGATGTTCATCCTGAGCGCCATCGTGGCGTTCGTGGGGCAGGCACTGGCGCTCATGAAGTGGGAGGGCGTGTACGAGCTGTCCTGGAACCTCATTAGCGACCTCGGCGTGACCGAATGTATGCCGAGTGACGATAACTTCACCTCCCGCTTCATCTGCAGCCCGTGGCACGGGTGGTTCAACTTTGGTCTGTGCGCCTCCGGTGTGCTGCTGGTCATCGGTGGCGTGCTGCTGATTCTGGCGCACAAGGGGAAAGAGGCGCGGGCTGGCCTGCGAGCTGGTGTGCTGGCGATCATCCAGGGTGTGGCGATCTGTGTGGTCGGTGCAGTGCCTCACAACGTGGCTGGAAACCTCCACGATGGAGCGGCATTGGTCTCTGTCGTGTTCGGCTTGGGGCTCATGCTTGCCGTGGCGGTGGGCACACGCGAACCTGCATTGCCGGATGGCCAGCGGCCGATGATCAACGCGGCGGTCCACAAGCTGACGTGGGTGCTGCTGGCGGTTTCCACCGCGGGCCTTGTGGCGTTCATGATGGTCGCCGACCGCCCAGGCCTGTGGGAACGCATGGCCGTTGATGTGCAGACCGTGTGGACGCTGCTGCTGGGCGTGGGCCTGCTGAATTCCAAGATTGAAGCCCGCCCGGTGCCACAGCGTACGCAAGAGGCGTGGGAGAAGCGCATCGCCATCATGGAGGCGGCGAAGGCCGAGGAGAAGAAGGCTGCTCAGCGCGCGGAAAAGAAGAAAGGCGAGGCGAAGTAG
- a CDS encoding YgaP family membrane protein — MKRNESGLDRIVRLVLAVVFFVVAFAIVGPSTIFGIICIVLGAVMLLTAAIGFCPLYRLVGINTCKVR; from the coding sequence ATGAAGCGCAACGAATCCGGTCTCGACCGTATTGTCCGTCTGGTTCTCGCCGTCGTCTTCTTTGTCGTGGCCTTCGCCATCGTCGGCCCGTCGACCATCTTCGGCATCATCTGCATCGTCCTAGGAGCCGTCATGCTGCTCACCGCTGCTATCGGCTTCTGCCCGCTGTACCGCCTGGTCGGCATCAACACCTGCAAGGTGCGTTAG
- a CDS encoding cation transporter, which produces MSETEFTASSLDHRARRIVARVAGLNFTGFLVEVIIAAVIGSAALFADAADFLEDTLINVLVLTALGWSVASRRKASYVLAGLILIPACAAFGTALWKMFSGEPPQPHVLSATAIGAMLINLVCALLLMRLRNEDSALMRGAWLAARNDVLANILILAAGVVMVFWFSPWPDIVVGVIIGAINLSAAKEVFEQARAEDPELEMDED; this is translated from the coding sequence GTGTCAGAGACTGAATTCACCGCTTCCTCGCTAGACCACCGCGCCAGGCGCATCGTCGCCAGGGTCGCCGGACTGAACTTCACGGGCTTCCTGGTGGAAGTGATCATCGCCGCGGTCATCGGCTCGGCCGCCTTGTTCGCCGACGCCGCGGACTTCCTCGAGGACACCCTCATCAACGTCCTCGTCCTCACCGCCCTGGGCTGGTCCGTCGCCAGCCGCCGCAAAGCCAGCTATGTCCTAGCTGGGTTGATCCTCATCCCCGCCTGCGCCGCCTTTGGCACAGCGTTGTGGAAGATGTTTAGCGGCGAACCGCCCCAGCCCCACGTGCTGTCGGCAACGGCCATCGGCGCCATGCTCATCAACCTCGTGTGCGCACTGCTGCTCATGCGGCTGCGCAATGAGGACAGTGCGCTCATGCGCGGGGCGTGGCTGGCGGCTCGCAACGACGTGTTGGCGAACATCCTGATCCTCGCCGCAGGCGTGGTGATGGTCTTTTGGTTCAGTCCATGGCCGGACATCGTGGTCGGCGTCATCATCGGAGCGATCAATCTGTCCGCAGCCAAGGAGGTCTTCGAGCAGGCGCGGGCGGAAGATCCAGAGCTGGAAATGGACGAGGACTAG
- the rplQ gene encoding 50S ribosomal protein L17 produces the protein MPTPKKGARLGGSASHQKKILSNLAAQLFEHGAIKTTDAKAKLLRPYAEKIITKAKRGTLADRRNVLKLIPNKEVVAYLFNELAPKFEGRDGGYTRIIKLENRKGDNAPVSQISLVTEPTASTEASRATRAAASKKAEEAKAEETKAEETKTEETKED, from the coding sequence ATGCCAACCCCAAAGAAGGGCGCCCGTCTCGGCGGTTCTGCTTCCCACCAGAAGAAGATTCTGTCCAACCTGGCTGCTCAGCTGTTTGAGCACGGCGCCATCAAGACCACCGATGCCAAGGCGAAGCTGCTGCGTCCGTACGCAGAGAAGATCATCACAAAGGCTAAGCGCGGCACCCTGGCTGACCGTCGCAACGTCCTGAAGCTCATCCCGAACAAGGAAGTTGTTGCTTACCTGTTCAACGAGCTGGCTCCTAAGTTCGAGGGCCGTGACGGTGGCTACACCCGCATCATCAAGCTGGAGAACCGCAAGGGCGACAACGCTCCTGTGTCCCAGATCTCCCTGGTGACCGAGCCAACCGCTTCCACCGAGGCTTCCCGCGCCACCCGCGCAGCTGCTTCCAAGAAGGCAGAAGAGGCTAAGGCTGAGGAGACCAAGGCTGAAGAGACCAAAACCGAGGAGACCAAGGAGGACTAG
- a CDS encoding DNA-directed RNA polymerase subunit alpha, with amino-acid sequence MLISQRPALTEEYIDQSRSRFVIEPLEPGFGYTLGNSLRRTLLSSIPGAAVTSIRIEGVLHEFTTIPGVKEDVSDIILNIKSLVLSSESDEPVTMYIRKEGAGEVTGADVMPPAGVEVHNQDLHIATLNEQGKLDIELVVERGRGYVPAATASSEIGRIPIDQIYSPVLKVSYKVEATRVEQRTDFDKLILDVETKNSITARDAMASAGKTLVELFGLAQELNFEAEGIEIGPSPQETEHIAAYNMPIEDLNFSVRSYNCLKREEIHTVGELAARTESDLLDIRNFGQKSINEVKIKLAGLGLGLKDSPEGFDVTEIEGYDAATGDFVDTEGEDIAE; translated from the coding sequence ATGCTTATCTCTCAGCGCCCAGCGCTTACCGAGGAGTACATCGACCAGTCTCGTTCCCGGTTCGTCATCGAGCCACTGGAGCCTGGCTTCGGCTACACCCTGGGTAACTCCCTGCGCCGTACCCTGCTGTCCTCTATCCCAGGTGCAGCAGTAACCAGCATCCGCATCGAGGGTGTTCTCCACGAGTTCACCACCATCCCTGGCGTGAAGGAGGATGTTTCCGACATCATCCTGAACATCAAGTCCCTGGTTCTGTCCAGCGAGTCTGATGAGCCAGTGACGATGTACATCCGCAAGGAAGGTGCAGGCGAGGTGACCGGTGCTGATGTGATGCCTCCAGCCGGTGTGGAGGTCCACAACCAGGACCTGCACATCGCCACCCTCAATGAGCAGGGCAAGCTGGATATCGAGCTCGTTGTGGAGCGCGGCCGTGGCTACGTGCCAGCTGCCACCGCTTCCTCCGAGATCGGCCGCATTCCTATCGACCAGATTTACTCCCCAGTGCTGAAGGTCAGCTACAAGGTGGAAGCTACTCGTGTTGAGCAGCGCACCGACTTCGACAAGCTGATCCTCGACGTGGAGACCAAGAACTCCATCACTGCTCGCGATGCAATGGCATCTGCAGGCAAGACCCTGGTGGAGCTCTTCGGACTGGCCCAGGAGCTGAACTTCGAGGCTGAGGGCATCGAGATCGGTCCATCCCCACAGGAGACCGAGCACATCGCTGCCTACAACATGCCAATCGAGGACCTGAACTTCTCCGTCCGTTCCTACAACTGCCTCAAGCGTGAGGAAATCCACACCGTTGGTGAGCTGGCTGCTCGCACGGAGTCCGATCTGCTGGACATCCGTAATTTCGGCCAGAAGTCCATCAACGAGGTCAAGATCAAGCTGGCTGGCTTGGGTCTGGGCCTGAAGGATTCCCCTGAGGGCTTCGACGTTACCGAGATCGAAGGCTACGACGCTGCAACGGGCGACTTCGTAGACACCGAGGGCGAGGACATCGCGGAGTAA
- the rpsD gene encoding 30S ribosomal protein S4 has protein sequence MARYTGPATRKSRRLRVDLVGGDSSFERRPYPPGQAGRARIKESEYLLQLQEKQKAKYTYGVLEKQFRRYYAEANRQPGKTGDNLVILLESRLDNVVYRAGLARTRRQARQLVSHGHFTVNGKKINVPSYRVSQYDIIDVREKSQSMLWFEEAQERLVDTVVPAWLQVVPATLRILVHQLPERAQIDIPLQEQLIVELYSK, from the coding sequence ATGGCTCGTTATACCGGCCCTGCAACCCGCAAGTCCCGTCGCCTCCGCGTCGACCTCGTCGGCGGCGACAGCTCCTTCGAGCGCCGTCCGTACCCTCCGGGACAGGCTGGCCGCGCTCGCATCAAGGAGTCCGAGTACCTGCTGCAGCTTCAGGAGAAGCAGAAGGCAAAGTACACCTACGGCGTTCTGGAGAAGCAGTTCCGCCGTTACTACGCTGAGGCTAACCGCCAGCCAGGCAAGACCGGTGACAACCTGGTCATCCTGCTGGAGTCCCGCCTCGACAACGTTGTGTACCGCGCTGGTCTGGCACGCACCCGCCGTCAGGCACGCCAGCTGGTCTCTCACGGTCACTTCACCGTGAATGGCAAGAAGATCAACGTTCCTTCCTATCGGGTTTCCCAGTACGACATCATCGACGTTCGCGAGAAGTCCCAGTCGATGCTGTGGTTCGAAGAGGCCCAGGAGCGTCTGGTTGACACTGTTGTTCCGGCCTGGCTGCAGGTCGTTCCAGCAACTCTGCGCATCCTCGTGCACCAGCTGCCCGAGCGCGCTCAGATCGACATTCCGCTGCAGGAGCAGCTCATCGTCGAGCTCTACTCCAAGTAG
- the rpsK gene encoding 30S ribosomal protein S11: MPPKTRSGARRTGRRVVKKNVAQGHAYIKSTFNNTIVSITDPNGAVISWASSGHVGFKGSRKSTPFAAQMAAESAARKAMEHGMKKVDVFVKGPGSGRETAIRSLSTAGLEVGTIADVTPQPHNGCRPPKRRRV, from the coding sequence ATGCCTCCAAAGACTCGTTCCGGCGCTCGCCGTACCGGCCGTCGCGTCGTCAAGAAGAATGTGGCTCAGGGCCACGCGTACATCAAGTCCACCTTCAACAACACCATCGTGTCCATCACGGACCCGAACGGCGCTGTGATCTCTTGGGCATCCTCCGGCCACGTCGGCTTCAAGGGTTCCCGTAAGTCCACCCCGTTCGCTGCACAGATGGCTGCCGAGTCCGCTGCTCGCAAGGCAATGGAGCACGGCATGAAGAAGGTTGACGTTTTCGTGAAGGGCCCGGGCTCCGGCCGCGAAACCGCCATCCGTTCCCTGTCCACCGCCGGCCTCGAGGTTGGCACGATCGCTGATGTGACTCCACAGCCACACAACGGTTGCCGCCCACCAAAGCGTCGTCGCGTTTAA
- the rpsM gene encoding 30S ribosomal protein S13: protein MARLAGVDLPRDKRMEVALTYIFGIGPARSKEALEKTGISPDLRSKDLTDEQLSALRDVIENTWKVEGDLRREIQADIRRKIEIGSYQGLRHRRGLPVRGQRTKTNARTRKGPKKTIAGKKK from the coding sequence ATGGCACGCCTTGCTGGTGTGGACCTCCCACGCGATAAGCGCATGGAGGTAGCACTCACCTACATTTTCGGAATCGGCCCAGCCCGTTCCAAGGAGGCGCTGGAAAAGACCGGCATCTCTCCTGACCTGCGCTCTAAGGATCTGACCGACGAGCAGCTGTCCGCTCTGCGTGACGTTATCGAGAACACCTGGAAGGTGGAGGGTGACCTCCGCCGCGAGATCCAGGCTGACATCCGTCGCAAGATTGAGATTGGTTCCTACCAGGGCCTGCGCCACCGTCGTGGCTTGCCGGTTCGCGGTCAGCGCACCAAGACCAATGCACGTACCCGTAAGGGTCCTAAGAAGACGATCGCAGGAAAGAAGAAGTAA